The nucleotide window CTTAACCCACTTACCAGTCAACTGTGTGTTGTTAAAATATTTCACCTCTCAGTTCTCCCTTTGCACCAACTAACTTCAGCAACCTATAGCTCTGGGTCATGGAAGAAGCAAAATCTTCTTTACGATGACCAAGTCTGTCTCTGAGACTCAGGACAGGCGGCAGCCTTTCAATGACCCTAGGACTCCAGCTTGTTGATCACAAACCACCTGGCGAGTTCAGGGAAGCTCTCTGAACTGCTGTTCTCTCTCTGTAACTTCCAGGAACTCTGTAGTCTACCCACTCTGAACAGTCCTCATCTCTCTCATCTCCCTTGTTCCAAACACTCTCTCTGTTTCTCAGCATGCACGCTCCTCAGTGAGTTTCCTTACCCAAGGCGCTTATTCATATATCTGCCGGTCTACACATATGGGCAAGCTGATCATCAGCTTTTGTTTAGTGTCAGCCTAAACATTTCAACTTCTGGTTTCTATTCTGTTCCTTCTCGGCATGCAAATGGGCAAAATGCACGTTCACTGCAGAGCCCTCAACGCCATCATCCCTGGCACTCGGGCCGCTCCTGCCCTGCGCACTGGCCCCTGGCCCACTCACCGGCTATGGAGGAGACGACCACAATGCTCCCGTTGGTCTGCTTCAGCATGGGCAAGGCGGCTGTGCTCAGGACCACATAACTCAGAAGGTTGACCTCCAGGGTTCTGCGCAAGAGATGGATGTCATTGCTAAACACCCCCAAAGGCGTGTAGTGGATGTGGTTGAGAATGAGCATGTCAAGTCCCCCTGCAAGAGACGGCTGTGGTGAGAGAAACCATCTGAGGTTGATACCTCCCCCTCCCAGGTCTCAAGAGCTCCCTGGTGACCCCTAGGGCAAAGtccagaggggagagaggagacgCTGTCTCACCCACGAGCTCTCCAGCTTTGGCAACAAATTGTTCTGCGAAGGTCATGTTCTCCATGGTGCCCGCCACGTAGTGTGCTGAGGCCGCCCCCAGCTCCAGGCAGCGGGATACCACCTGCAGGGGCATAGTGGCAACTGGCGTGGGTCTTGGCTGCAGACCTTTGGTGGGGGCAGTCTCTGGCATAATGGGGGCTTAAATGAGAGGTTGCTCACAGCCCTGAAaagtgtgtgtacgtgtgtgtcaTTAAAGGCAACTGACACAGCATTTGTCCTCTGCTTGAAATACTGTCTGGAACAAGGTCGGGTTAGAGATGGATAAATCGCAGTGCTGGAGTTTAAGTCCATGGTTTGTGCTCATGAGTCTCTGTGAACAGATGGTTCTGAACACATGATTGATATGGATGCTAGTTTCCATGTGGGTAGTCTTAGGTTTGTGCGTATTTGTGTATCCTTGGATTTGTGAGTCTGAGTATGTAAGAGGGCGTGTGTCTGCATGGTGACCAGAATGTGAATTCTTGAATAGGTACTGGAATGTTGGTATCTAAGTACATGGCTATATATCTGTAACTccatgtgtcagtgtgtgtgaaTGGGCATGTCTGTGAGCATGCAGAGCCCAAGAACTTTGTGTCTAGATATGTATGCATGAGAAGGAACACTTAAAAGCATACTTTGGTATTCCTGTGGGTGTTtgaatcctgtgtgtgtgtgtgtgtgtgtgtgtatctgtgtctgaGTGTGCCAGTTCTGTTGGCATGTATAAGCGAGCATATAAAGGAATACATCTGGGCACATGAGGTACATATGGCTGTGGGCACAGGACCCTCACCTTCTTTAGACTTTCTTCTGACCTCGCTGTCACTACCACATGTGCTCCCATCCTTGCCAGGTGATAGGCCATTTCTCTTCCGATTCCCTTGCTGGCCCCCGTGACAATCACTCTCTTTCCTCGAAGCATCTCTGGGAAACCCCAAAAGGAAGTGAGGACCATGCATGGCACCAACATTCCTCCTCCCACTCTAGAGGTGGAGAGCTTTATCTCAGTGTCTGAAGGTTATGAGCCCACATCAGCTCATCCCAAGCTGCATAAATCAGTGAAGGGACAGACCCGTCTTTGGGAAGCATTTTCTGAAATGGGAATTTGCTTTGGTGGCTCAAAAGCAAGTCTCCCTGCTGCCCTTTTTgaaaacccccatggacagagagtttAGCTAAAACACTGGAGTTCCAGACGTTTCTGGACTCATCCGATTGCtcaattgaaataaaattcaaaaagtcATCAAAACACATGTGCTCATAGAGATTCCAGGGATTTTCTCTCACTTCTATTTAGTCATcaactccagaattctttctTATTTCCCACTTATCCACCCCTTCACAGAGCTCAATTATCTGGTGAAGTTGTGAATTTTGGAATTaccctcattttttttcctttttttttttttgcaggagaTCTAAAATTGCTTTCAATTTAATGTGCCAAATAAAACATGGATTATTTAGCAATCTTTTAACCTCCTCACATCCCATAAACAGAAGCATAGTCTTACCTCAGGGTCCCGTCTTGTCCAGCAACTCTGGGGATCAAGAACTCCTTCTGATCCTCAGAAACATTCCAGCCATCCCTGGGTGTTAAAATCAATTCCTCCAGCCATCCCTgggttttaaaatcttttcctcCAAAATTAAACACATTGGTACTTACCTGGTCTGAATTCCTCATTCGCAGAATAGTAGTAGTAGGCCAAGAAGATCCCCAGGATGGGGAGGAGGTATTTTTTCATAAAAGCCATCAGACAGGGATCTGGCACGAGGAGCCCTGTGGGACACACAGAGAGAACCTACAGAGCTTTCTATAACCTCCTAGGCAGGCAGCAGCCTCCGAATTGTGAcatcagggacgggggaggctggagTAGTCTCAGGCAGTGCTAGCCAATTTCCCTGTCAGAGCCGCGATTGGCTTTGGGTGGGATCCCATTCGTCCCTGGCAGCCTGTGTGGTAGATTTCATAATGGACAATGTTTACTCCATTTCATTGAGCAAGAAGAGACTTCCAGATGGCCAGGCTCATGACTGTACAGAACTGGATTCCTGAGCATCCCTACCCCGAGCCCATCTTCCTTGTAACGCCATTTATGCCAGGAATCAACGGCCTTTCAAAAGTGGTATATCAAAGGCTAGAGAGAAAGCGTGTGTGGGGCTTCTGAGGGAAGTGTGACTAATAGCAAGGAGAGCCAGAGTCAAGCAAATCTCACTCTCAGCCCCACCTCCCAGTCAgaagcaattaaaaataacagcacaaaacagaaaaataagcttaagaaaaaaaaaggtgcacatcttggaggggaaaaaaaaagcaaacaagccTTATAAACCCCACATTCAAGTTCAATGAACAATATTACAACATCAAAGGAGAATGCAAGCCAGCTAGAACCCAGATGGCGGGAAACCCATGACCGGTCAAGACTCTCAGGCAAGTGCAACGGAATGTGCACTTATTACTTTAACagcaaataaagaagaaatgatgagtgtcaaggggaaaaaaaggcactaAGCTATTAAAGTAGGTCTTTTAAACACTATAGAGAACCAAAAAAAATGTGGAGAGGATAATAGGAAGAGGGGAACTTGatgtagaagaaaaaagaatgagcatCGTTGAAGCAAAGCTAGCCTGAAAAGCCCACATCCAGTTAAAAATTGATGTAGTTAACAATCAAAGGACTAGGGGGAGAAACCCCTAGTAATTTAGAATTTATCACAGAAATATAGAAATAGCCACGTTGGTATGTCTGTCACAAGGATCAATGCTCAAATAATTTAGGATATTGTAATTGTTAAGTTTTTCAATTTAAAACCCACTATCGAAACCATACCCACTATCCTATCACAGAGAAAATCCAGAATTTTGCAAGTTGCCAATGGAGGCAAGGAAATCAATTTAATATGGCAGTAAGGGTGGGTACCAGTGCTTTGGAGGAGGAATGTAGGTTGAGGGTGAAGGATTCACATAAGATTAAGAGAAATTGAATTATGACTCCCAAGTATAGTATCTGGAAACATTCACTGAATTTTCACTTCAgagcaaggaaaaataatttaagaccCAGAGGAGATGAAataatttgtcaacaaaggcccacaCCTGCTTTCCAGGAAACAGTTCAGATCTGAGAACAGTTGAGGGTCAGACAGTTCAcggagaacaaaatagaaaaaatattttaaaaattcaactggAAAATTACATTACATAGTGTCAGAACTATGTatgtcagaacacacacacatatatgtatatatatatatatatatatatatatatatatatacatatacatatttcttttcttggtcacagcccgtggcatgtggaatcttagttccctgaccaaggatggaaccaatgaagtgtggaatcttaacctccggactgccagggaagcaccTGATGAAATAATTTCCCATCATTAAAATGCATTGATGAGAATGAGGATGCTACATAATGGTTGATGACTTTAAATCttagcagtttttaaaagttttggtctaaggatcttttttttttttttttaattggagtacagttgctttaaatAGTTTATACTGTACAAtagtttatttactttaaatagtttatactgtacaatgaagtgaatcgactatatgtatacatacgttctctccctcttggacctccctcccaccatctCCACtgcacccctctaggtcatccagagcactgagctgagctccctgtgcaatgccgcaggttcccactagctatctcttttacatatggtaatgtgtctgtgtcaaacctaatctcccaatacatctcaccctccccttctccttctgcatgCACATGTACATTCTCTATGCttacatctctattcctgccctggaacgAGGTTCATCTGTACTTTTTTCCTAGATTCTacatacatgtattaatattcatttgtttttctttctctgacttacttcactctgtatgacagactctatgtccatccacatctctacaagtaacccagttttgttcctttttatgatagAGTAATATTCCACAATGTAtatgttccacatcttctttatccattcctctgtggatggacacttacattatttccatgtcctggctattgtaaatagcgcttctatgaacactggggtatatgtgtctttttgaattatggttttctcagggtatatgcccagtaatggtatgctaggtcatatggtagttatatttttagttttttaaggaacctccattccattctccatagtggcgataccagtttatattcctaccagTAGTATAAGAGGGtttcttttccccacaccctctccagcatttattgtttgtacgtCTTTTGatagtggccattctgactggtgtgaggtggtacctcattgtagttttggtttgtatttctctaataattagtgacattgagcatcttttcatgtgcctcttggccatctgtatgtcttctttggagaaatatctatttagatcatCCCCCCATTTTtcgattggattgtttgtttttttgatattgaactgcttgagttgtttgtatattttgaagattaatcctttATCTGTtgattcatttgcaaatattttctcccattctgagggttgtcttttcatcttgtttatggtttcctttgctgtgcaaaagcttttcaatttaattaggtccaatttgtttatttttgtttttattttcattactctaggaggtggatcaaaaaagatcttgctgtggtttatgtcaaagagtgttctgcccatgtttcctctaagagttttatagtgtccagctttatatttgggtctttaatccgttttgagtttatttttgtgtatggtgttaaggagcattctaatttcattcttttacatttagttgtccacttttcccagcaccacttattgaagagagtgtcttttctccactgtatattcttgcttcctttgtcctAGATTAGGTGACCAGAGGTGTGTGGGTTTAATCTCTTGGATTTCTATCCTGtctcattgatctatatttctgtttttgtgccaataccatactgtcttgattactgtagctttgtagtatagtctgaagttggGGATCCTGATGCCTCcaactccatttttatttctcaaggttgcttgggcaatttgggatcttttgtatttccatataaattgtaaaattttttgttgtgattctgtgaaaaatgccattggtaatttgataaagattgcattgagtctgtagattgctttgggtggtattgtcattttgacaatactgaTTCTTTCCATCCAAGAACTTGGTATATctccccatctgtttgtgtcatctttgatttctttcatcagtgtttcatagttttatgagtacaggtcttttgcctccttaagtAGGGtaattcctatgtattttattctttttgttgagatggtaaatgggattgtttccttaatttctctttctgattttcattgttttagtgtataagaatgcaagatatttctgtgcattaattttgcatcctgcaactttactaaattctttAACTAGCTTTAGttgttttctggtggcatctttaagatttttatgtatagaatcatatcatctgcaaacagtgatagttttacttcttttccaatttggatttcttttattctttttcttctctgatcaccatggctaggacttctaaaactatgttgaaaaatagtggtgagagtggccattgttgtcttgttcctgatcttagagaaaatgctttcagtttttcaccattgagaattatgtttgctgtgggtttgtcatgtatgatctttattatgttgaagtagttTCTCTctgtgcctactttctggagagctttttttttcttttaaatgataaatggatgctgaattttgtcaaaagctttttctgcatctattgagatgattatatggtttttattcttcaatttgttaatatggtgtatcacattgattgatctgcatatattgaaaaatccttgcatccatgGGATAAATCCCATATGATCATGATATATGATTCTTCTAATGTAttattggattcagttcagttcagttcagtcgctcagtcatgtccgactctttgcaatcccatgaatcgcagcccaccaggccttcctgtccatcaccaactcccggagttcactcagactcacgtccatcgagtcagtgatgccatccagccatctcatcctctgtcatccccttctcctcctgccctcaatccctcccagcatcagggtcgttcccaatgagtcaactcttcacatgaggtggccaaagtactggagtttcagctttagcatcattccttccaaagaacacccagggctggtctccttcagaatggactggttggatctccttgcagtccaagggactctcaagagtcttctccaacaccacacttcaaaagcatcaattcttcggtgctcagccttcttcacagtccaactctcacatccatacatgacgacaggaaaaaccatagccttgactagacggacctttgttggcaaagtaatgtctctgcttttgaatatgctatctaggttggtcataactttccttccatgagtaagcatcttttaatttcatggctgcagtcaccatctgcagtgattggagcccagaaaaataaagtctgacactgtttcccctgtttccccatctatatcccatgaagtgatgggaccagatgccatgatcttcgttttctgaatgttgagctttaagccaactttttcactctccactttcactttcatcaagaggctttttagttcctcttcactttctgctataagggtggtgtcatctgcatatctgaggtttgctaatattttgttggggaattttgcatctatattcatcagtgatattgatctatactttttgtgtgtgtgatatctttggtTTTAGTATCAGAGTGATAGTGGCCTTGAAGAAccagtttgggagtgttcctccctctgcaatcttttagaagagtttgagaaggataggtgttactGTTCTCtagatgtttgatagaattcatctgggaagccatctggtcctggacttttgtttgttggaagattttaaattacagttttaatttcattacttgtgattcatctgtttatattttctaagtcttcctggttcagtctttgaAAGTTGTAGCtttccaagaatttgtccattttccccagattgtccattttattatcaTATGGTTGCTTATTGTAGTCTCTTATGGTCTTTTGTATTTCTCCAGTGTCAGTTGtagtttctcctttttcatttataattttattggtttgagtcctctctctttttttcttgatgattctggTTAAGCCttatcaattttgcttatcttcttaagagaaccaacttttagttttattgatctttgctattgttttatttatttatatctcatttatttcctctctgatctttatgatttcttctgctgactttggattttggtttttcttctttttctagttgctttatatGTAAGGTTAGATTGTGAATTtgagagtttttttgtttgtttcttgaggtgagaTTGAATTGCTATATACTTACCTGCTATaactgctttttctgtgtctcataggttttggatcattgtgtttttgttgttatttatgtctgtgtattcctttttaattccttttgatttcttcagtgatctcttGATCATTCATCAGTGCACTGTTTAGCTtccgtgtgtttgtgttttttttttttttacagtttcccCCCCGCCCCTGTGATTGCTTTCTAATCtaatagcattgtggttggaagagatgcttattattatttcagtttttaaaaattttctgaggtttgacttgtgacccaagatgtgatctatcctggaaaatttTCTGTGTGTACTGcggaagaaagtgtattcttctgctttcaggtgaaatgtcttataaa belongs to Bos javanicus breed banteng chromosome 16, ARS-OSU_banteng_1.0, whole genome shotgun sequence and includes:
- the HSD11B1 gene encoding 11-beta-hydroxysteroid dehydrogenase 1 isoform X2 produces the protein MAFMKKYLLPILGIFLAYYYYSANEEFRPEMLRGKRVIVTGASKGIGREMAYHLARMGAHVVVTARSEESLKKVVSRCLELGAASAHYVAGTMENMTFAEQFVAKAGELVGGLDMLILNHIHYTPLGVFSNDIHLLRRTLEVNLLSYVVLSTAALPMLKQTNGSIVVVSSIAGKIACPLVAAYSASKFALDGFFSSLRMEYEATKVNVSITLCILGLIDTDTAMKAVAGIFNAKAAPKEECALEIIKGGTLRQDEVYYDSSILTPLLLRNPGRKIMEFFFLKKYNMERFINN
- the HSD11B1 gene encoding 11-beta-hydroxysteroid dehydrogenase 1 isoform X1, coding for MSGKVHQALNFMLSQNSKDTLTGFLVSKLYCPSDLLLGLLVPDPCLMAFMKKYLLPILGIFLAYYYYSANEEFRPEMLRGKRVIVTGASKGIGREMAYHLARMGAHVVVTARSEESLKKVVSRCLELGAASAHYVAGTMENMTFAEQFVAKAGELVGGLDMLILNHIHYTPLGVFSNDIHLLRRTLEVNLLSYVVLSTAALPMLKQTNGSIVVVSSIAGKIACPLVAAYSASKFALDGFFSSLRMEYEATKVNVSITLCILGLIDTDTAMKAVAGIFNAKAAPKEECALEIIKGGTLRQDEVYYDSSILTPLLLRNPGRKIMEFFFLKKYNMERFINN